The Rhipicephalus sanguineus isolate Rsan-2018 chromosome 7, BIME_Rsan_1.4, whole genome shotgun sequence genome includes a window with the following:
- the LOC119400305 gene encoding uncharacterized protein LOC119400305 isoform X14, whose translation MARLFLASAFAVSLACLASGYQVRYFYFPGGGFGGSGGGLSSLFGSGGYGSGGGFGGSGGSGGSGGSGMSSLFGSGFGGSGGSGGSGMSSLFGNGFGGSGGFGGSGGSGGSGMSSLFGSGFGGSGGFGGSGGSGGSGMSSLFGSGFGGSGGSGGSGMSSLFGSGFGGSGGSGGSGMSSLFGSGFGGSGGYGGSGGLSSLFGGSSGGFGGSSGGYGGSSGGYGGGSGGYGGGSGLSSLFGGSSGGFGGSSGGYGGGSGLSSLFGGSSGGFGGSSGGYGGSSGGYGSSSGGYGGSSGLSSLFGGSSGGYGGSSGGYGGSGFGGGLGSSGGFGGSSGMGGLGGGSFSGLGGGSGFSGLGGSSGLGGRLGGIFGRRRRGRGRRGRRSSFGSSGFGSSGLGGGIGGSSGSGGFGGFGGSGSSGGFGGLSGLSGFGGSGGSGGGSGFGGGFGGSSGGGGSGGFGGLGGSSGFGGSSGGSGFGGSFGGSSGGSGFGGGSGFGGGDMKQKSMSW comes from the exons ATGGCTCGTCTGTTCCTAGCCTCCGCGTTCGCcgtttcactcgcctgcctcgccTCCGGGTACCAAGTGCGATACTTCTACTTCCCAGGTGGTG GCTTCGGCGGAAGCGGTGGCGGCCTCAGTAGCCTCTTCGGCAGTGGCGGTTATGGAAGCGGTGGCGGCTTCGGAGGCAGCGGGGGAAGTGGCGGCTCCGGAGGTAGCGGAATGAGCAGCCTCTTTGGTAGCGGCTTCGGAGGAAGTGGCGGCTCCGGAGGTAGCGGAATGAGCAGCCTCTTTGGTAACGGCTTCGGAGGAAGTGGCGGCTTCGGAGGAAGTGGCGGCTCCGGAGGTAGCGGAATGAGCAGCCTCTTTGGTAGCGGCTTCGGAGGAAGTGGCGGCTTCGGAGGAAGTGGCGGCTCCGGAGGTAGCGGAATGAGCAGCCTCTTTGGTAGCGGCTTCGGAGGAAGTGGCGGCTCCGGAGGTAGCGGAATGAGCAGCCTCTTTGGTAGCGGCTTCGGAGGAAGTGGCGGCTCCGGAGGTAGCGGAATGAGCAGCCTCTTCGGTAGTGGCTTCGGAGGAAGTGGCGGCTACGGGGGTAGTGGCGGCCTAAGTAGCCTTTTCGGTGGTAGCAGTGGTGGCTTCGGAGGCAGCAGCGGTGGCTATGGAGGCAGCAGCGGTGGCTACGGAGGCGGCAGCGGTGGCTACGGAGGCGGCAGCGGCCTAAGTAGCCTCTTCGGTGGTAGCAGCGGTGGCTTCGGAGGCAGCAGCGGTGGCTACGGAGGCGGCAGCGGCCTAAGTAGCCTCTTCGGTGGTAGCAGCGGTGGCTTCGGAGGCAGCAGCGGTGGCTACGGAG GCAGCAGCGGTGGCTATGGAAGCAGTAGTGGTGGCTACGGAGGCAGCAGCGGCTTAAGTAGCCTCTTCGGTGGCAGCAGCGGTGGCTACGGAGGCAGCAGTGGTGGTTATGGCGGCAGCGGCTTCGGTGGAGGCcttggcagcagcggcggctTTGGCGGCAGCAGCGGTATGGGTGGACTCGGTGGTGGCAGCTTCAGTGGCCTTGGAGGAGGTAGCGGCTTCAGCGGCCTTGGAGGAAGCAGCGGACTCGGTGGTCGCCTTGGTGGAATCTTCGGTCGCCGACGTCGCGGACGCGGCCGACGTGGTAGGCGCTCCAGTTTTGGAAGCAGTGGCTTCGGCAGCAGCGGCCTAGGTGGAGGCATCGGCGGATCAAGCGGCAGCGGTGGCTTTGGAGGCTTCGGCGGATCAGGCAGCAGCGGTGGCTTCGGAGGCCTCAGCGGCTTGAGCGGCTTCGGCGGATCCGGCGGATCCGGCGGCGGAAGCGGTTTTGGAGGAGGCTTCGGTGGATCCAGCGGAGGCGGTGGAAGCGGAGGCTTCGGCGGCCTCGGTGGATCCAGCGGCTTCGGCGGATCAAGCGGCGGCAGCGGATTTGGTGGAAGCTTCGGTGGATCCAGTGGAGGCAGCGGattcggcggcggcagcggattCGGTGGAGGAGACATGAAACAGAAATCCATGTCATGGTAA